The DNA region AGCTCGCGGAGGCCTTGGCGGAGACGGTGGAGGTGCTGGTGCCGGCCAGGATCAGGGTCTGGCTCTTCACCTTGGTGGCGACGAAGGCGCGGCCGATCGGGACGGTGGTGTCGGCCTGGACGTTCAGCTCGGCGGTGCCGTCGGCGGTACCGGCCGGAACGTCGAAGTAGACCTTGGAGCCGTCGGCGACGCTGGTGACGGCCTTGCCGTCCTTGTCGACGACGGTCACGCCGGCCGGGGCGCCGGGGGCGAGGGAGACCTTCGCCGTGCCGGAGTTGGTGTCGACCGTGATCGGGCCGAGACGGCTGCCCGCCTTGCCCGCGACGGACGACGGGGAGAGGCTCAGGGAGGCGGTGGGCTCGTCGAGCTCGACGGCCTTCTCCTCCAGGAACTTCGTCAGCTTCGCGGCGTCGGCGTTGACCGGAACGGCGTCGACCTTGTCGGAGAAGTGCCAGATGGCGGCCTGGGTGGCAGCGGCGGCGGTCTTCTCGGTGAGCTGCGTGGCACCGGCCTTGGCGGCCAGGCTCGTGAGGTCGTTCACCTGCGGGTAGGAGTTCTGCAGGATCCAGCGGATCTTGCCGGCGTCCTTGTTGTTGTGGAGCGACGACTGGTCCCAGCCGACCTCCTTGTACTCCTGGCCCGTCTTCGCACCGGTGTAGAGGTCGATGCAGTAGGTCTGGATGAACCCACCGGGCTTGACGGCCATCTCGAACAGGCCGGCCGAGACCTCACGGTTCGAGTCCTTGATCTCGACGGTGTCGTAGATCTTCAGGTCGCCGAGCGTCGCCGTGGCGCCGCCCGTTCCCTGGTCGGCCCCGTCGGCCATCGCCGGTCCCGCGATGGCTATCGAACCCGCAACGACGAGACCCGAAACCATCGTCGCGGCGGCAAGGCGGGCAACGCCGCGCCTCCGAACTGAAAACATGGATTTCCCCTCCGTGCGGGCTGCTCCGCGTCTTCGATCGAGACGCGTGGGGGGAGCACCCGCCAGCAGACTCACTGCCCCACTGGAAGCAAGTGCCTCATGAGTATCCGGGAATCCTAGGGACGGGGAAGCCCCCGGTGTCCCGTCGTACGGTCTGATAACCATTCCGACTCGAAATCGTTATCAGCGGGGGAAGTTGAGCGCGAAACCGCTGGTCACGGTATCGATAAATCCCCACAACGGAAGGTCAGGGGGCGGCTACCAGAGGGTAGTCGACGTGCTCGGGATCCGTCGGCGGCGATGAATTCGGAACGCCTTGTTCCGGTACAGGAGTTGCGGGAGCGCTGGAAGTCGCGGGAGCTTCGGCCGCCGCCTGTCGCGTCGCTCGCCGGAAGGCCGCCGTGCCCCGCGTCAGATCGTGGCCGACCGCGACCGCGTCGACGTCCACGAAGGTCTTCCGGCGCCCGTCGAGCTCCTCCTCACGGACCTTCAACCGGCCGTGCACCACCAGTGGTTCGCCCACCGAGACCGAGGCCGCCAGGTTCGCCCCCAGCGAGCGCCACGCCGACACCGTGTAGAAGCTGGTGGCCCCGTCGGCCCACATCCCCCGTTCGCGGTCCCAGCGGCGCGCGGTCACCGCGAAGCGGAACCGGGCGACCCCGCCCGACACCGTCTCCCGGTACTCCACGTTCGTCGCCACGTTGCCGACCAGCGTCACCGTCGTCTCGTTCATCTGCCCACGCTCCCCCATCGGTTCCCCGGAACGGCGGTCGTCCGCCCTTCCGCAATCCATCCTGGACCGAACCGGAGAAACCCGCTGAAGCCTGTGGACAAGTGAGCAGTTGGGGACAACTCGGCCACCCGAACGAGGCCTTCCGCCTCAGCGCACCCGCGCGCCCCCCGCCCGCGCCGGCCCGAACCGCGTCCCGCCGAACCGCCCGCCACCGCCACCGATCCCCGCTCCCCCGCCGCCCACGGTCCGGCTCGCCATCCGCGTCGCACCGGCGGCCGTCACGAACTGCTCGCGCACCTCCCGGTAGCGCATCAGCTCCGCCGCGATCGGGTCGAGCACCCGGGCCCGGCCGCAGGCCGCCGCGGCCTCGCGCAGCGCGCGCTCGGCCTCCTGCCCGTAACGCCGCGCAGGTCCCCGTACCGCCGCCGCACAGGCCCACTCGACCAGCGGACCGCCGACGATCCCCGCGACCATGATGAGCACCGGCGGCCAGAGCAGCGGCTCGACCACCCCCACGATCTGGGCGATCAGCCACAGCGCGCCGAAGATCTGCAGGAAGGTCATCACCACCTGGGCGAGCACCGCGGCCGGCCACCAGGCCGGGCGGGGCGGCCGGGCCGCCGGGTCGCCCATGCTCACCGTCAGCTCGTCGAGCGCCTCCGGCAGCCCGTCGGCGCCGCGCAGCGCCGCCTCGCGGACCGACTGCGCCCAGGGGCCCGGCAGCCCGCGCGCGGCCTCGTCGGAGACGATCCGTACCGCCTGCTCGACCCGCTGACGCGCGGTCAGCTCGTCCTCGACCGGCGCCACCTGGCCCGTATCGCCGCTGCCGTGCTCGCGCACCCGCTCGTACCAGCGGTAGAGCCGCAGCCACGGCGTGCCGCAGGCGCGGATGGCGTTGCGGCGCCAGACCCGTTCGGCGGCCTCGCCCGCCGCCTGCGCGCCGACCGCGACGGCGAGCCGGTGGGCGAACTCCTCCCGGGAGCGTTCGCCGAGCCCGGGCCGCCCGTCGGCGACGAACTCCGGCCGCAGCCGGGCCGTGGCGGCGTCCACGTCGGCGGCGAGCCGCCGCTCGGGCGCGGTGCGCTCCTGGACGAACCGCCCGAGGAGCTCGCGCAGCTCCGGCACGCCCTCCCCGGTCAGCGCGGACAGCGGCAGGACGGTCGCGCCGGGTTCGCCGTGTTCGCCGAGCGCCATGCCGTCCTCGTCGAGGAGTCGGCGCAGGTCGTCGATGACGAGGTCGGCGGCCTCGGTGCCGAGCCGGTCGATCTGGTTGAGGACAACGAAGGTGACCTCCGCGTGCCCGGCGAGCGGCCGCAGATAGCGTTCGTGCAGCGCGGCGTCGGCGTACTTCTCCGGGTCGACCACCCAGATCACCGCGTCGACGAGCCCGAGCAGCCGGTCCACCTGGTCGCGGTGGGCGGTGACGGCCGAGTCGTGGTCCGGCAGGTCGATCAGGACGAGCCCCTGGAGTTCGGCGTCGGCCGCGCCGCCCGCGAGCGGCCTGCGGCGCAGCCGCCCGGGGATGCCGAGCCGGTCGAGCAGCCCCGCCGCGCCCTCGGACCAGCTGAGCGCGATCGGCGCGGACGTGGTGGGACGGCGCAGGCCGGTCTCGGAGACGGGGACGCCGGCGAGGGCGTTGAAGAGGGACGACTTGCCGCTGCCGGTGGCCCCGGCGATGGCGACGACGGTGTGCCGCGCGGACAGCCGCTGGCGCGCCGCGGCCTCGTCGAGCACCCGTCCGGCCTCGGCCAGCGCCCGGCCCTCGACCCGGGTACGGGAGAGGCCGACGAGCTCGTGCAGCGCGTCGAGGCGGGTGCGCAGCGCCCCGCCGTAGGCGCCGCCGAGGGGCGGGAGCGCGCTCTCGTCGTCGTCCGTGAGCTGCTGGTCCTGATGGCCCTTGGGGTGGGGGCGGTCGGCGACACGGCGGGCGATCAGCCCGTCGTCCCAGCGCTTCTCTCCATCCGCTGTGTCGTCCACGGCGTCACTTCTCCTTCTGCAGTACGGAGAGCGCGGCGATCAGTTCGGCCTGCGGCTCGGGGGTCACGTCGAGGGCGTCGAGGGGGGCGAGACGCCGGTCGCGTTCGGTGTGCAGGGCGCGGTCGAGGTACGTGGCGAGGAGCTCGCCGCCCTTGTCGCGCAGCCGCAGGGCGCCCTGGGCGCCGAGGAGTTCGGCCAGCCGGTCGCCGGCGGCACGGGTGCGGCGGCCGCCGAGCAGGACGGCGGCGAGGAGCGCGGTGAGGGTCTCGGTGTCGGGGGCCGCGGCGGCGGCCGCGCGCTTGCCGCCCCGGGCCCGGGTGGCGGCGGGGCGCTCGATGTCCCGTACCTCCTCCTCGACCGTCTCCTCCAGGACGCGCCGCCAGCGCCGTACGGTCATGGCGATCCGTTCCCCGGCGTCCTGGGCGTCGTCCTTGCCGCTGGGGGCGAGGCCGGGGGCGGAGGCGGAGGCGGGGGCGTGGGCTTTGGGCGCCAGCGCGCCGGCGGCGGGTTCACGGCGCCAGGCGTCCCGTACCCGTTCGTCGGCGGCGGCGACGGCGCACTGCACGACCGCGCCGAGGGATTCGACGAGGGCGTCGAGGAGTTCGCCGGCCGAGCTGTCCCGGGGGTAGCCGCGCCAGCGGGTACGGGCGTCGCCGGCGAGGACGGCGCCGCGGCGCACCTGCTCGCGGACCCGGCCGCCCTGCTCCTCGTACGCGGACTCGACGGCGCCGCCGAGTCGTACGGCCGCCGCGTACTGGGCCGCGACCGCCCCGGCGAGTTCCGGCATGCGGGTGTCGAGCGAGTCGATCACTCCGGCGGCGGTCCGGCCGACGGCCTGCTGGCGGGCGGCGGGGTCCTGGGCGCAGTGGGCGAGCCAGCCGCGGAGCGGGGCGACGGCGTTGTCGGGCAGGAGTCCGGTGCCGCCGCCGGTGGACTCGGGCAGTTCGGGGATGGTGAAGCGGGGCAGGTCGCCGAATCCGGCCTTGTCGAGCAGCGCCTCGTACTGCCGGGAGACCTCGGTGATCACCTGGTGGGGAACCCGGTCCAGGACGGTGACGAGGGTGGCGTCGTACTCCTTGGCGGTACGGAGCAGATGCCAGGGGACGGCGTCGGCGTAGCGGGAGGCGGTGGTGACCATGACCCAGATGTCGGCGGCGCACATCAACTCGGCGGCGAGCAGCCGGTTCTCGACGACGAGGGAGTCGATGTCGGGCGCGTCGAGCAGGGCCAGGCCACGGGGCAGGGTGGCGGCGGTCTCGACCCGCAGGGCGTTGTCCTCCGGGGGTTCCTCGGCGGGGTGCTCGTCGTCCTGCTGGGGCAGCCAGACGCGGGTGAGCTGCGGCAGTACGCGCATCCCGGCGAACCAGTGGTGGTCCTCGGGGTGGCAGACCAGGACGGGCGTCCGGGTGGTGGGTCTGAGCACCCCCGCCTCGCTCACCCGCCGCCCCACGAGCGAGTTGACCAGCGTGGACTTCCCGGCCCCGGTGGAACCGCCGACGACCGCGAGCAGCGGCGCGTCGGGATCCTTCAACCGGGGCACCAGATAGTCGTCGAGCTGGGCGAGCAACTCGGCCCGGGTCTGGCGGGCGCGCGGGGCGCCGGGAAGGGGGAGGGGAAGACGCACGGCGGCGACACGGTCGCGCAGGGCGGAGAGTGCGTCGATCAGCTGAGGCCGTTCGTCCAAGGTCACCACATGCGAAGAATGCCCAATTTTGGAGCCTTTTTGAAGCGTATTGCGGCTGCGCGCGCCGACCGAACGGATGTAGCCGGGCACCCTCGGTGCCACCCTGGGCATAACGACTGCACAACACCCGGCCCGAGTGGCGCGAAAAGCGCTGCACGAATCGCACCTGCCTGCGATTATCGGACCGCTTCACCGAACCTCCACATCGTGCCACGCAGGTGAAGCACCCGGGCCAGGCCGACCGGACCCCTATCCTTGACCCGGCCACCCCACCGGCCACCACCGGCCCCCGTAGCTCAGCGGATAGAGCAGGTGCCTTCTAAGCACTTGGCCGCAGGTTCGAGTCCTGCCGGGGGCGCAACATCGGGACCCTCCTTCGGGAGGGTCTTTTTGCTGGTCGGGTGGGGTTTCTGTGATCGTCCGGGGGGCGCCGGACGCGCCCCGGTGGGCCCGAGGGGCGTCCCGGCGGTGTCTGGCGGAAACCGGGTTTCTGCGGGTGGCTGCGGTGAATACGCGGAGAAGTCTTCGGGCAGCCCCGGGCCTGTCCGGATCCCCTAGCTCACCCGCCTCCTCGATGCGCCTCTTCAGGCCGTCTCACCGGGCAGGGGCAGAGTCGGTCAGAGGTAGAGGTCGATCGTGAAGCGCCTCTTGCCCGGGCCGATGGTGTCGGCGTGGACCGAGCCACGAGCACGGTCGTACTTCCCGGTGCCGCCGGTGATCGCGTTGTCGAACGAGGGGGGAGGGACGGTCGGGAGGCCCTGGGGGTTGAGGATGCCGAAGACCATCCCCTGCGCGGTGAGCTGGCCGTCCGGGAGGGTGTAGGTCACGACGCACTCCTCCGCTCCGCCAGTGTCCCCGGGCAGCGCCGCCCGGGTGGTGGTGCAGAAGCCGCCGGTCTCGCCGACCTTGTTGCCGGCCTCGTCGGAGAGGATCGAGCGGACGACGGTCCGGTCGCCCTGAGCGGCCGGACCCTTGGGGTTGACGGGGAAGCGGGACTGCTCCGCGAGCTGGCCGATGAGGGTGATGACCTGGTGTTTGCCCTTGCCGTGGCCGAAATCGGCGCCCGTCTCGGCGGCGGTCGCGAGAGGGGCGCAGGCGAGGAGGGTGACCAGCGCGGTGGCCGTGCCGAGACAGGCCGATCTGATGGTGCGCATCGTGCGGCTCCTGAGATTGATGCTCATGGATGGTCAGGGGATGAAACGGTCATGCGATTTCATGCATAACCTCGGCCCTGCCGCCGCCCGGGACGTCCCGGCACGACCCACCGGCAGATCCGACCGATCAGACCAACCTGGGACGGGGGCCCGGCAAGCCGGAGCTGGGCGTGGGCCCCTTCTCAGCAATTGGGCGCAGGCTCGAGTCCTGCGTGTGGAGGGTGGCGCGGAGTTGGGTGGCCCAGGCGCGGGGGTGGGTGGTGTTGCCGTTGTGGCCGCCGGGGAAGGGGGTGACCGGGCGGTCGAGCAGGGCGGCGAGGCGGTGGGCGGCCTGGTAGTCGTAGACCGTTGTCGGGGTGGTCCGCCCGGTGGCCGGCAGGATGCGGACGGGGGTGGTGGCGAGGGCGTCGCGGCAGCCGGGATCGGTGCGCAGGGCGGTGAACTCGGTGGTGATGAAGTGGGCGAAGTTGCTGCGGCGCTGTGCGTCCATCGGCTGCGGGGTCAGGTCGGGTTCGGCGTCGGGGCCGGCCGGGTCGATGCCGAGGGACGCCGCGATGGCGGGGAGGGCGGCGGGCAGGCCGCGCGTGGCGAACAGGTCCTGGAGGTGGGCCAGTTCGGCGCGGTGGGCCTCGGCGTCGAGGCCGGCGTCGAGCAGCCAGGGGGCGACGGGCTCGTGGGCGATCAGGGTGTCGAGCTGATCGCCGTGGCCGGCGGCCAGGTGGAGGCCGATCACGGCGCCGAAGCTGCAGCCGAGCATGTACGCCGGGCCGTCGGCGACGTGGGCGAGGAGGCGGTGGGCGTCATCGGTGTGGTCGGCCATGGTGACGGGCCGCCCGGGGTCGTCGAGGGTGCTGCGGGACAGGCCGCGGCGGTCGTACGTGAGCAGGGTGAAGTCGTCGGCCAGGGCGTCCACGAGGTCGGCGGTGCGCCGGGCGTCGCCCTCCCCGCTCTGCGAGATGAACAGGAGCGGGCCGGTGCCGCGCCGCTCGAAGTAGAGGGTCGCGCCGTCGACGGGCAGCAGGCCGGTGGTCATCAGGAGTCCTCCTTCGCCGGATGGTGGCCTTCAAAGTAATGCATCTTTTCTGATGTATCAATCTTGATGCATCTGGAGGGATGTATCTTGTGGGTGTGAACGGCATGGATCTGGCCCTGCTGGGGCGCACCCTGATGAAGCTCGGCGAGGCCGCCATCCCGACCGAGGGCATCGGCGCCCACGGCACGAGCACCCAGTCGGTGATCATCGTCGCGGCCGATATCAGGGCCCATCCCGGCACACCCGTCAAGGACATCGCCGCGCGGACCGGCTTCCCCCAGAGCAAGGTCTCCGCGTGCGTCGCCCGCCTCCGCGAAGCCGGCACGGTCGAGACACGCACCGACCCGGCCGACCGCCGCCGCACCCTCATCACGCCCTCCCCGAGCGCCTCCCCCCGCGTCGCGGCCGTCCGCGCCGCCGACATCGACGGCGTCCTCACCCGCGCGCTGGAGGACCCGGCTCGACTCGACGAGGTCAAGGCCGCCCTGAACGTCCTCGCTCAGCACCTCGACCCGACCGCCCTCGCCCGGATCGGCGGCTGAGCCGGCCGCTGAGCGGGCGGGCTGAGTACGATCGCCCGCAGCGGTACGAGGAAGGGTGGGGGCATGCGTCGACTGCTGCTGCTCGGCTCGCTGTTGGTGCTCATCACCGGGTGTGGGGTGGTGCAGAACTCCAACGGTGAGGCGACGGATGCCGCGCGGGAGGCGGCCAGGAGGGCGGGCGAGCGTCTGTACGGCCAGCGGCCGCGCACGGCCGAGGAGGTCGGGCGGTCCGCCGCCGGCATCGACGGGGTGGACGTGCTGCGGGTGACCGGCACCTCGACGCACGAAGGGGACGGCGTGGAGGTGGTCGTCCGGACGTCCGGCTCGGCGTACAACAGTTGGTTCGACCTCGAGGAGGTCACCGTGCTCCGCTGTTTCGCGGTGCGGGTGTCGCCGACGTCGGAGTGGCGCGAGGAGCCGCGTGACGTGGACTGCCCGGAGGGACCTCCGCTGACCTTCGCCCCACCGCCCGCGCCGCCCGAGCTGCCGTACGGGGAGCAGCTGCGCGCCAAGCTTCCGCGGGTGCCGCGGGGTGGCCGGGTCGACGAGGCCGAGGTGCGCCGCGCGGTCGCCGCCCTGGACCTGGATCCGGCGATCCGTAGCGAGGTGCGGGCGGAGGACGGGCGGGTCGGCGTTCTCCTGTCGGTGCAGGGCAACGGCTTCGACGCGCAGGACTGTGTCCTCGCCCGGGTGAGCCCCGGCGCCACCGAGGTGTGGACGCCGACCCGGATCCAGCGGATGCCCGGGGAGGGCGGCTGCAGCGTGAGCAACGCGCTGCACCCGGCGCCGCCACCGCACTGACCGGCCGGACGGAAGGACGGACGGCTGTCCGGCTCAGGCTGCAAGCCCCGGGCGCTCGGACCGGTCTCCGGCGAGGCGGGCCGTCACCGCGGCCAGCCACACCAGCCCGAGGCCCGCGCCGGCGGTGAACGCCAGGACCGAGGCGGCGGAGGCCATGAACCCGGCGAGGACGACCGCCGGGGCGATCCGCGAGGCCACGGCCCAGGCTCGGTGGCCCCGCGCGGCGAGCGGGCGCGCCAGGACGACGAACACGGCGCACAGCGCGACGTAACCGACCATCCCGGCGAGCATGTGGCCGGCGCCGTGCCCGCTCATCACGGTCGTGTCGGGCGCGCCGACGGGAAAGCCCGCCCCGGCGTCGGCCGGGAG from Streptomyces fradiae includes:
- a CDS encoding Cys-Gln thioester bond-forming surface protein, which translates into the protein MFSVRRRGVARLAAATMVSGLVVAGSIAIAGPAMADGADQGTGGATATLGDLKIYDTVEIKDSNREVSAGLFEMAVKPGGFIQTYCIDLYTGAKTGQEYKEVGWDQSSLHNNKDAGKIRWILQNSYPQVNDLTSLAAKAGATQLTEKTAAAATQAAIWHFSDKVDAVPVNADAAKLTKFLEEKAVELDEPTASLSLSPSSVAGKAGSRLGPITVDTNSGTAKVSLAPGAPAGVTVVDKDGKAVTSVADGSKVYFDVPAGTADGTAELNVQADTTVPIGRAFVATKVKSQTLILAGTSTSTVSAKASASWAKQGVVPSVTAEKNCAKGGVDITLGNKGDEAWEVDLKGVKYSIAAGESKTVTVPVAEDEAYKFTITGPNGFEKVIEGVLDCKTATPGPTPSETPTDTPSPSQTPATGGTTSGTTGGGDLAETGSSSATPMIAGIAAALVVVGGGAIFFLRKKKTAGQ
- a CDS encoding single-stranded DNA-binding protein, with product MNETTVTLVGNVATNVEYRETVSGGVARFRFAVTARRWDRERGMWADGATSFYTVSAWRSLGANLAASVSVGEPLVVHGRLKVREEELDGRRKTFVDVDAVAVGHDLTRGTAAFRRATRQAAAEAPATSSAPATPVPEQGVPNSSPPTDPEHVDYPLVAAP
- a CDS encoding GTPase yields the protein MDDTADGEKRWDDGLIARRVADRPHPKGHQDQQLTDDDESALPPLGGAYGGALRTRLDALHELVGLSRTRVEGRALAEAGRVLDEAAARQRLSARHTVVAIAGATGSGKSSLFNALAGVPVSETGLRRPTTSAPIALSWSEGAAGLLDRLGIPGRLRRRPLAGGAADAELQGLVLIDLPDHDSAVTAHRDQVDRLLGLVDAVIWVVDPEKYADAALHERYLRPLAGHAEVTFVVLNQIDRLGTEAADLVIDDLRRLLDEDGMALGEHGEPGATVLPLSALTGEGVPELRELLGRFVQERTAPERRLAADVDAATARLRPEFVADGRPGLGERSREEFAHRLAVAVGAQAAGEAAERVWRRNAIRACGTPWLRLYRWYERVREHGSGDTGQVAPVEDELTARQRVEQAVRIVSDEAARGLPGPWAQSVREAALRGADGLPEALDELTVSMGDPAARPPRPAWWPAAVLAQVVMTFLQIFGALWLIAQIVGVVEPLLWPPVLIMVAGIVGGPLVEWACAAAVRGPARRYGQEAERALREAAAACGRARVLDPIAAELMRYREVREQFVTAAGATRMASRTVGGGGAGIGGGGGRFGGTRFGPARAGGARVR
- a CDS encoding dynamin family protein, with amino-acid sequence MDERPQLIDALSALRDRVAAVRLPLPLPGAPRARQTRAELLAQLDDYLVPRLKDPDAPLLAVVGGSTGAGKSTLVNSLVGRRVSEAGVLRPTTRTPVLVCHPEDHHWFAGMRVLPQLTRVWLPQQDDEHPAEEPPEDNALRVETAATLPRGLALLDAPDIDSLVVENRLLAAELMCAADIWVMVTTASRYADAVPWHLLRTAKEYDATLVTVLDRVPHQVITEVSRQYEALLDKAGFGDLPRFTIPELPESTGGGTGLLPDNAVAPLRGWLAHCAQDPAARQQAVGRTAAGVIDSLDTRMPELAGAVAAQYAAAVRLGGAVESAYEEQGGRVREQVRRGAVLAGDARTRWRGYPRDSSAGELLDALVESLGAVVQCAVAAADERVRDAWRREPAAGALAPKAHAPASASAPGLAPSGKDDAQDAGERIAMTVRRWRRVLEETVEEEVRDIERPAATRARGGKRAAAAAAPDTETLTALLAAVLLGGRRTRAAGDRLAELLGAQGALRLRDKGGELLATYLDRALHTERDRRLAPLDALDVTPEPQAELIAALSVLQKEK
- a CDS encoding alpha/beta fold hydrolase, whose amino-acid sequence is MTTGLLPVDGATLYFERRGTGPLLFISQSGEGDARRTADLVDALADDFTLLTYDRRGLSRSTLDDPGRPVTMADHTDDAHRLLAHVADGPAYMLGCSFGAVIGLHLAAGHGDQLDTLIAHEPVAPWLLDAGLDAEAHRAELAHLQDLFATRGLPAALPAIAASLGIDPAGPDAEPDLTPQPMDAQRRSNFAHFITTEFTALRTDPGCRDALATTPVRILPATGRTTPTTVYDYQAAHRLAALLDRPVTPFPGGHNGNTTHPRAWATQLRATLHTQDSSLRPIAEKGPTPSSGLPGPRPRLV
- a CDS encoding MarR family winged helix-turn-helix transcriptional regulator; translated protein: MDLALLGRTLMKLGEAAIPTEGIGAHGTSTQSVIIVAADIRAHPGTPVKDIAARTGFPQSKVSACVARLREAGTVETRTDPADRRRTLITPSPSASPRVAAVRAADIDGVLTRALEDPARLDEVKAALNVLAQHLDPTALARIGG
- a CDS encoding translation initiation factor IF-2, with the translated sequence MRRLLLLGSLLVLITGCGVVQNSNGEATDAAREAARRAGERLYGQRPRTAEEVGRSAAGIDGVDVLRVTGTSTHEGDGVEVVVRTSGSAYNSWFDLEEVTVLRCFAVRVSPTSEWREEPRDVDCPEGPPLTFAPPPAPPELPYGEQLRAKLPRVPRGGRVDEAEVRRAVAALDLDPAIRSEVRAEDGRVGVLLSVQGNGFDAQDCVLARVSPGATEVWTPTRIQRMPGEGGCSVSNALHPAPPPH